GCTTGCTGGCCCACAACGATCTGTGTGAGGTTGGTTCCGCCGACTGTTCAAAACGAAGGCCACTTAATGGACGCAGGATGACCTCGACTCTCGAAGGTAACGGACGAAGAGCAGTGGGAGAAGTGAGTCTATCACTGCGATGACCGTCGGGTGGTGAGGTCCTCGGCACAATAATTGATGATAGCGCTGAAACTGCCATAACAGCCTAACGTGACAGTTAACTACCGAATGCCATTTTCAGGTTGCCGCCGTGTCGGGCGAGTTTGCCTCCAATTCTACCGTTGTTACATCTGCGTCCCTGTTCGGTTCTCGACGTCGTCAGATGGTCATACGTTACGTTTCCCGTGGATAAAAGATGCCCCAATCCACTGCTACTATGGCGCCGCCTCTTGGCCACCGCTCGCTGACCTCTCTGCTTTCTCGGTCACTACTCTCTTCCTCCGTTTTCCTCCATACCTCTTCCAGTTCCTCCCTCTCGCTCTCTTCGCTGTCACTGCCATTCATTCTCTACTGCGCTGCGCGTTCTCTCTCTTTTAGCTTCCCCTGTGGCAACTAATCCTTCGCTTTGTCACGAAGACGACGGGGAATGCACGATCGGGCACCGAGGATCTGTGCTCTAAAAAGAGGAATAAGTGGAAGTTCTGTGTGCGAGCTATGTGGGCAAGCAGAAACAAATGCGCATCTGTTATGTGAGTGTTATAATTTCAGTTTGCAAAGGACATGCGTGCGCGCCATGTTCGACGAAGATAAAGGTCCGCTCACGAAAAGCAAAGGGGGAATTAATAAGGCATGTACCTTTTATGCCTAATTTCTTCGCCAGAATGTTCCTGAGCTGAGATCTGGGGCGGTGCATTTAGCTTGGAGCGCTGCATGAGGATGACGCGGAAGGGAGAagtcgaattaaaaaaaaacaatcaaaagTGTTCATACCTGTTTATTTTATGTAGTGTTCCCTTCACTGTGAACGCAGAGCGGGGCAGGTCGGAGTGGAAGCAACGAATGCTTCGGGCTTTCGTCTTTGTCGCCATCTTGTCTCCGCTGTGCCTGGCGCCCGGTGCGGACGCTCTGTTCCTGAAAAAGAAGATTAAGCTATTGAAGGCCAGCAAAGGGTGAGGCCAACGCGACGCCTGGGAGCTGCCATGCGCTTCCCACGCCGCGGTACTTTCTTCGTGAACGCCTCTAAACGACAGATTGAGATTAACCGTTATATAACTTTCAATACAGTAGAAACTAATCATAGCCAATAGCGGTCAAGTGCTAAGACAAAGCGAACTCACTTAGTAATGTATTTGTATGCTAACGTTTCTAATGCGTTCATTATATATGAGTTTCTTATAATCAGTGGAGCAAAGACAAGAGAAGAATTCGTTTATTGAAACTGAAACTACGCACAGTACACAGTAAGTTTTGCGTGTACTTTAAGTCACACGGTTCATGGCCTCACCGAGAAAGGCGTTCTCGATGCTAGAGATAGCGGGCTTCTGTTCCAATTCTTTTCGGATCAGTGTCTAGATAGTTGACttgagtagcgcatgcgccacgAGAAACCGTGCTCGAAAAAAATTGACAGTTGACAAAAACAGTAAGAATAGCTCACCGAATTCTATGTTTAGCGCCATGTAAGTGGGTTTATGGGACTGCAGCAGCGGATGTCTCAAGTTTAACATATCCCATGTACAGTTTGTAATGAGGCAGTTATTTGATTTTAGTTTAGTATAGATCACTAAGGTTTAACGTATTTCAATTCCGCTTGGCTGGTTTGATAAACTTAGCTTCCGTGGCAGCTCTTTAGAATATGGGTGCAATATAATGACAACCTATAGTAAGAGCTTCAAAATTTCATGCTACCTTTGGCACTGTTTGCCTTTGCTTTATGCCTAACGCTGATTATACGTCAGGAACTAAATGAGCAGATATTGTGAAGCCGATAGCACAGGAAAACCTGGCTTTATGGCTAATGTAGCGTAAGTTCTCTATTCGTACAAAGAGCGTTATCAGGGCGAAGAAATTAGCAATGAGTCTAATTAATGTGAGCACGTTGTTTCGACGTCAGGGTTGCTTTGGACCCGGAGTCTATTTGGTAGCGTAACTGAGTCTTCAGGTTGAGAAACTGAGAGGGCTGATAGTATGTGCCGGTAGAGCTTCTAACTCTGATAACCTAATGAAGGGCCATTAATTTTTCCATTGTACGAGATGGACAAGAATACTACGAGgggagaacaacaaaaggaaacgaAAATCAAGGGGAGGATGAGCACTCACTGACTGGACTGATGCGTCAAAAGATCCACGTGTCTATTTATCCGCACAATCGAGCCGTCGAAACGAAAAACGTGGGTGTGTTCGATTAAGTTCCAATGCGCAATTAGGAACACTCTTGAATGCGGCAGCGTTGTTTCCGCGGCGTAGCTACCAGCTTTCACGTGATCGGTGCGTGTCTCTTTGCAGCAAGTTTGGCTTGAGGCCCCAGCCGCAGCCCCATCATGCGGTCGGTCCAGCGTACTTACCGCCACCGCAGTGGATCCCTCCACCTCACGCGGTGCCGTTCAGCGGACCCCCGGTTGCTCACTGGGGCTACCACGGTGACTACTCTGGGTGGGTGCTTCCGCCCCCACAGCCAGCGCCGCCACAGCCAGCGCCGGCACATGGCTGGGTTGCCGGACCACCGATTGTTCACGCTGCGCACCCACCACAACAGGTTAGAGCGACAGTTTTCAGACTGCCTCTTACCGTAGGAGTGCTGTCTGTCCTACTTATATTGTACAGAGGACCTGGCTTTTACTGTTCGAAATCGCACTATGATTGGAAAGTCCGAgaatctttttaacacgaaagtgttttatgccgcgatCCAcctcggctccactgacgtatttccgtcacggatatggcgttgtaaaatatacactaacagatggcaaagaaaaaatctagaaggaaaagttccgtcgccgggagtcgaacctgcggcccctcgctcagcagcgcgcggcgcgaaaccactcgggcatagagcgtacgttcttcagcttactaacggcgagctatttatatacaccatttaccgttggcggtactcgaagctcggtggcttcagcgtgttcttgttattactagcgagatggcgcgcagaGCGCGTTTTAgtggtcgtcgccccgcgcgttgcgatgcgagaGCGCCTCTACAtggggtgtctctcgtgcgcgcttatctcgtgatggggttggtttgtacgtcttgtgctttcaccgcaagcttccgttgacgttacagagagcacgaaggtcacttcgctcactgaagCGGCGGCGTTTCCGAAAggtgcgctgctcacacacaaagaagtaacaattatGAAATttgttagctcgcgctcgtcctgtgtgttcttttcgcgcatcctttctgctttagagcgcgctgtaagtttcgagctgcttgccgttcttcgcgtgacattacaatttgttgctatagcattcattccttcgcccttgtggcgaaacaatgcacaataaaacctcaactacccctgtgaagacatgtttcactttcgtgttataccgatttgtATGAAGGAGGATCTGCCATGTTTTTTAGTTAATAAGTTGACAACTGTGTCAACCGCTGTTCACGAAAGCGTGAAAAAGTGTCGTGCtcttctgtgacgtcatggcattTGCGTTTTGGTATCGATTTATGAAAACATGCGTAATGTGTTTTTCTATGCTACAACTGCCATCCTTCTGTAAATTCATATGCAATCATCTTGACAAGTGCGGTCAAGGCGCCCGTCTGACACCGCCATTGTAATTGCGGTTCCATACGTGTGAGCTACCCTGGAGAATTAAACTTGCATCCTTTGTTTTCTGAAACTTTCTTGTCAGATTGGTACATTCACTTCGTGCACGTGTGAATGCTAatttgatctctctctctctctctcacacacacacacacacacacacaacacacacacacacacacacacacacacacacacacacacacacacacacacacacacacacacacacacacacacacacacacacacgcacgcacacacacacacacacacacacgtgtgcgtgtgtgtatgtatacatcccaataaagaagggcgtacggcagggagacacgatccctccaatgctattcaccgcgtgtttacaggaggttttcagggccctagattgggaagaattagggataagagttaatggagagtatctcagtaacctgcgattcgctgatgacattgcattgatgagtaacgcgggagacgaattacagctcatgattactgaactggatacggaaagtagaagagtaggtctgaaaattgatattgttacgtgagttacgtgagtgacgagtcgcttttacaagtcgctattcacaagatgtattcgcaagagcggctgcagcgctgaccagtccggctccgagctcgagcagctagcgaccttcgtcctcttcgtcgggcgcacacgcgcgtcgacaatatgaattccggcaacctacatgtagcataacccccggcggcaaaggcgccgtctcggcgcatctagacgtcaacgtcattgggcgagtggtactgcttcaggcgtgcgacgtgtacgatgtcgctggcacgcggggtggatgaagacgacggggcagcaggagcgatttcataggtgacgggagccaccgcacgaagcactcggtatggccctgtgtaccgagagagcagtttgtcggacaggccaacgtgccgggtcggagaccacagcagaaccaaagaaccgggcgaaaagtgtacgtcgcggtgtagttgatcataccgacggcgttggttctcttgggaggtcagaaggcgagtacgagcggcttcgcgtgcatgagcggcccggctgatagcgtccagggcgtattcagtggtcggagctgctggcaacggaatgactgtatcgaggggcaatgtgggttcgcggccgaacagcaggaaaaatggggagtaaccagccgtgtcatggcgcgaagaattgtaggcaaatgtcacgtacggtagagcaaggtcccagtcggagtggtctgaggatgtcggttagggttcggttcagacgctccgtgaggccattcgtttgcggatggtacgacgtagtgagcttatgccgcgtttcacatgaacgcatgatgtccgctatgactctcaatagaaatgtgcggccacggtccgtgagcagctggcgtggagcaccgtgttgcaagatcacgtcgcgcagaaggaaatcggcgacatctgtggcgcagcttgtaggaagagctcgtgtgatggcgtagcgtgtggcgtagtctgtgaccacagctatccacctgttgccagcagaagacaggggaaaagggccgagtaggtccaagccgacgcgaaaagaagggttcggacgaaatgtcgaggggttgaaggcacccagccggaagcgtcgacggtgttttgcggcgttgacatttctcacacgccgcgacgtatcgtctgacggagcgtgcgagacctggccaatagaagcgacggcggattcggtcgtatgtgcgagacacaccaaggtgaccggcagttggaaacgtcgtgaagttcgtggagtacagccgagcggaggtgtttgggtacaacaagcagcagggatggtccgtctggat
This window of the Rhipicephalus sanguineus isolate Rsan-2018 chromosome 2, BIME_Rsan_1.4, whole genome shotgun sequence genome carries:
- the LOC119382178 gene encoding uncharacterized protein LOC119382178, translated to MVVRIEKERLQPSRLRRLLLLLDAPSRERGRSEWKQRMLRAFVFVAILSPLCLAPGADALFLKKKIKLLKASKGKFGLRPQPQPHHAVGPAYLPPPQWIPPPHAVPFSGPPVAHWGYHGDYSGWVLPPPQPAPPQPAPAHGWVAGPPIVHAAHPPQQFFNKVIISEISEHPQLDRTCYRIRLGSWRRGVNV